Proteins encoded by one window of Halomonas sp. SH5A2:
- a CDS encoding aconitate hydratase, with amino-acid sequence MTSAQPLNLAQQLIQRHLVSGEMTPGSEIALDINQALLQDVLGTLVMLELEAMGLDRVHTQPSVQYIDHGLVQADNLNAETYLFLKSACERFGVWYSGPGNGISHPVHMENFGVPGQSIVGCDSHTTAAGALGMLAIGAGGIEVAMAMAGEPLYITMPKIWGIKLEGQLPDWVSAKDIVLELLRRHGVAGGKNTIIEYYGPGLAHLSAMDRHVLANMGTEMGATATVFPSDEETRRFLAARGRESDWRPLAAEPGCRYELNDQLDLATLEPMIALPSSPDNVVPVREAAGQPLHQAYIGSSGNPGYRDFAVVAEIVRDRQVADGVSLDINPSSRQVLTTLIQQGYLADLVASGARLHQAGCNGCIGMGQAPAVGLNSLRTVPRNFPGRSGTREDSVFLCSPETAAASALTGVITDPRTLSMAYPRIAEPDKIVINRALFNAPLPVEEARLKPLQKTDNTPALPALSPLPDTLEVPVLLVVGDNISTDDIMPAGQRVLPYWSSIYASAPFTFEAIDDTYATRADATRTQGGHAIVGGINYGQGSSRENAALVPRYLGLQVVVAKSFARIHWQNLICFGALPLTFCHPEDSERLRQGDTIVIKDLYNQLANGSDLIAEVPGKGTITLHHGLTDRQQTLITQGGVINHLRARNSGTAAQA; translated from the coding sequence GTGACATCTGCCCAACCCTTGAACCTTGCCCAGCAGTTAATCCAGCGCCATCTCGTCAGCGGCGAGATGACCCCAGGCAGTGAAATCGCGTTAGATATCAACCAGGCGTTGCTTCAGGACGTGCTGGGCACACTGGTAATGCTGGAACTCGAAGCCATGGGCCTGGACCGCGTCCACACCCAGCCTAGCGTGCAGTATATCGACCACGGCCTGGTGCAGGCCGACAACCTCAACGCGGAAACCTATCTGTTTTTGAAAAGTGCCTGCGAGCGTTTTGGCGTGTGGTACTCGGGCCCTGGTAATGGCATTAGCCACCCGGTGCATATGGAAAACTTTGGCGTGCCCGGCCAGTCGATTGTCGGCTGCGACAGCCACACCACGGCGGCAGGGGCGCTGGGCATGCTGGCCATTGGCGCAGGCGGTATTGAAGTCGCCATGGCCATGGCCGGGGAGCCGCTGTATATCACCATGCCCAAAATCTGGGGCATTAAGCTAGAAGGCCAACTGCCCGATTGGGTGTCAGCCAAAGACATTGTGCTCGAACTGCTACGTCGACACGGCGTTGCCGGGGGCAAAAACACGATTATCGAGTATTACGGCCCAGGACTTGCCCACCTTTCCGCCATGGACCGCCATGTATTAGCGAACATGGGCACCGAAATGGGCGCGACGGCCACGGTCTTCCCAAGCGACGAAGAAACCCGACGCTTTCTGGCCGCTCGGGGCCGAGAGAGTGACTGGCGGCCACTGGCCGCTGAACCCGGCTGTCGCTATGAACTCAACGATCAACTGGACCTCGCGACCCTCGAACCCATGATCGCGCTGCCTTCCAGCCCGGATAATGTCGTCCCCGTTCGTGAAGCGGCAGGACAGCCGCTCCATCAGGCCTATATTGGCTCTTCAGGCAATCCGGGCTATCGTGATTTTGCGGTCGTGGCGGAAATCGTCCGCGACCGACAGGTGGCCGACGGCGTCTCGCTGGACATCAACCCGTCTTCTCGCCAAGTGCTCACCACGTTGATTCAACAAGGCTATTTGGCTGACCTCGTTGCCAGCGGCGCGCGGCTTCATCAGGCAGGCTGTAACGGCTGTATCGGTATGGGCCAAGCCCCTGCCGTGGGACTCAACAGCCTGCGTACGGTGCCGCGTAATTTTCCGGGTCGCTCGGGCACCCGTGAAGACAGCGTTTTCCTGTGCAGCCCGGAAACGGCAGCGGCCTCTGCGCTGACCGGGGTTATTACCGACCCACGAACGCTTTCCATGGCGTATCCGCGTATTGCCGAGCCGGATAAGATTGTGATTAACCGTGCGCTATTTAACGCGCCACTGCCTGTTGAAGAAGCGCGCCTCAAACCCTTGCAAAAAACGGATAACACACCGGCTTTACCCGCATTAAGCCCCCTCCCCGATACGCTGGAAGTGCCCGTATTACTGGTCGTCGGCGACAATATTTCAACCGATGACATCATGCCCGCCGGTCAGCGGGTGCTGCCTTACTGGAGCAGTATCTATGCGTCGGCCCCTTTCACGTTTGAAGCCATCGATGACACCTACGCCACCCGCGCTGACGCAACCCGCACTCAAGGCGGCCATGCAATCGTCGGCGGTATTAACTACGGCCAAGGGTCAAGTCGCGAGAATGCCGCCTTGGTGCCCCGCTATCTAGGCTTGCAGGTGGTCGTTGCCAAGAGTTTCGCCCGCATTCATTGGCAGAACCTGATTTGTTTTGGTGCCTTACCGCTCACTTTTTGCCACCCCGAAGATAGCGAGCGCTTGCGCCAGGGAGACACTATTGTGATCAAGGATCTTTACAACCAACTGGCCAACGGCAGTGACTTGATCGCCGAGGTTCCCGGCAAGGGAACCATAACCTTGCACCACGGGCTGACGGATCGCCAGCAAACGTTGATTACGCAAGGCGGGGTGATTAATCACTTACGTGCGCGCAATTCGGGCACAGCCGCGCAGGCTTGA
- a CDS encoding methyl-accepting chemotaxis protein, with the protein MTTSESPSRRAFGLQTKVLMLVLLPLFLVTVALVGFIAYSTTQNANDALAEQREQLIEERRKAVRDVVQMARTAIEPIYEDADVNDEEAKQRVAELVRSMRFEDNNYIFIYDYDGNNIVTAPAPEREGTNMIDAQTPNGTYLIREIIKVSQSGGGYFSYDWDYPGTDDIEPKHSYVDQLEKWDWLIGAGVYVTDVDETMAGLEAQTAADIRQGIIFASLLGLVLFIVVALVAYVFVRRTVGPIKRTSAAMHDIAQGRGDLTRRLAVESNDEIGELSMQFNAFVERMQDTLRDVRHSTSSVYNSAGEISRSSEELSTRTEQAAANLQETSSSMEEITSTVNHSADNAQQANKLVQSTAEVANQGEQSMEQVERTMQDINESASRISDIITMIDSIAFQTNILALNASVEAARAGEHGRGFAVVAQEVRTLASRSSDASKEIRTLIDASVKHTHSGAELVRDAGATMREIVESVAKVTDVIGEITAGAKEQSSGISQINTAVAEMDTMTQQNASMVQQSTTAAADMRRHAEHLRELINSFVLGEDEPKHQALASPASQQRGGDNGLKRPALSSHASSQPSSKPSPAKHTADEWEEF; encoded by the coding sequence ATGACGACATCTGAATCTCCCTCTCGCCGGGCCTTTGGCTTACAAACCAAGGTCTTGATGCTGGTCTTGCTCCCCTTGTTCCTGGTCACAGTGGCACTGGTCGGGTTTATAGCCTATAGCACAACACAGAACGCCAACGATGCGCTTGCCGAACAGCGCGAACAATTAATTGAAGAACGTCGCAAGGCCGTGCGCGACGTTGTGCAAATGGCGAGAACTGCCATTGAGCCAATTTACGAAGACGCCGACGTTAACGATGAGGAGGCCAAGCAACGGGTCGCCGAGCTGGTGCGCTCCATGCGCTTCGAAGATAACAACTACATTTTCATCTACGATTATGACGGTAACAATATCGTGACGGCACCTGCGCCTGAGCGCGAAGGTACCAACATGATCGATGCGCAAACGCCCAATGGCACCTACCTGATCCGCGAGATCATCAAGGTCTCTCAGAGTGGCGGGGGCTACTTCAGCTATGATTGGGACTACCCAGGCACTGACGATATCGAACCCAAGCACTCCTATGTTGACCAGCTTGAAAAATGGGACTGGTTGATTGGCGCGGGTGTCTACGTGACCGATGTAGATGAAACGATGGCCGGCCTGGAAGCCCAGACAGCTGCCGATATACGCCAAGGCATTATCTTTGCCTCGCTGCTGGGTCTGGTACTGTTTATCGTGGTGGCTCTGGTGGCGTATGTCTTTGTGCGTCGCACCGTCGGGCCGATCAAGCGCACCTCTGCCGCCATGCACGATATCGCCCAGGGGCGGGGTGACCTGACTCGCCGCCTCGCGGTTGAAAGCAATGACGAGATCGGCGAGCTGTCCATGCAGTTCAACGCCTTTGTAGAGCGGATGCAGGACACTCTGCGCGACGTTCGCCATAGTACCTCCAGCGTCTACAATTCCGCCGGGGAGATATCGCGCAGCAGCGAAGAACTGTCGACGCGGACCGAGCAGGCGGCTGCCAACCTCCAGGAAACCTCCTCCTCCATGGAGGAAATCACCTCGACGGTCAATCACAGTGCCGACAACGCCCAGCAGGCCAATAAGCTGGTGCAGTCCACTGCGGAAGTCGCCAATCAGGGCGAACAGTCCATGGAGCAGGTCGAGCGCACCATGCAGGATATCAATGAGTCGGCCAGCCGGATCAGCGATATCATTACCATGATCGACTCCATCGCTTTCCAGACCAATATATTGGCGCTTAACGCCTCGGTGGAAGCCGCCCGTGCGGGCGAGCATGGCCGTGGGTTTGCCGTGGTGGCCCAGGAAGTGCGCACCCTGGCGAGCCGTTCCAGCGATGCGTCCAAGGAAATCCGCACGCTGATCGATGCCTCGGTGAAGCACACGCACTCCGGCGCAGAGCTGGTGCGCGATGCTGGCGCCACCATGCGCGAGATTGTCGAAAGCGTGGCCAAGGTGACCGATGTGATTGGCGAGATCACCGCCGGGGCGAAAGAGCAGAGCAGCGGTATCAGCCAAATCAATACTGCCGTGGCCGAAATGGATACCATGACCCAGCAAAATGCCTCCATGGTGCAGCAGTCAACCACTGCTGCCGCGGATATGCGCCGCCATGCCGAGCACCTGAGGGAGCTGATCAACTCCTTTGTGCTGGGTGAAGACGAGCCGAAGCATCAGGCGCTAGCCTCTCCGGCGTCTCAGCAGCGCGGCGGTGATAATGGCCTGAAGCGCCCCGCGCTTTCTTCACACGCCTCATCTCAGCCATCTTCAAAGCCCTCACCGGCGAAGCATACCGCAGATGAGTGGGAAGAGTTCTAA
- the ureG gene encoding urease accessory protein UreG has protein sequence MTHCLRVGVGGPVGSGKTALLKQLCLALRDHYDIAVVTNDIYTREDADFLLKHDALPADRILGVETGGCPHTAIREDASMNLAAIDELQERHPKLELVMVESGGDNLSATFSPELSDLTLYVIDVSAGDKIPRKGGPGITKSDLLIINKIDIAEQVHASLDVMERDSKKMRGERPFVFTNLYDGVGLEGIIRFILDKGMLDERRTAIAG, from the coding sequence ATGACTCACTGTTTACGCGTTGGCGTGGGTGGCCCGGTCGGTTCCGGCAAAACCGCGCTACTCAAGCAGCTCTGCCTGGCGCTGCGCGACCATTACGATATCGCCGTGGTCACCAACGATATCTACACCCGCGAAGACGCCGACTTCCTGCTTAAGCACGATGCGCTGCCGGCCGACCGCATTTTAGGCGTGGAAACCGGTGGCTGCCCGCACACGGCGATTCGCGAAGATGCCTCCATGAACCTGGCGGCGATTGATGAGCTGCAGGAACGCCACCCCAAGCTCGAGCTGGTGATGGTGGAATCCGGCGGCGATAACCTGTCGGCAACCTTTAGTCCGGAGCTTTCGGATCTCACGCTCTACGTGATCGACGTGTCCGCCGGCGACAAGATTCCGCGTAAAGGTGGCCCGGGGATCACCAAATCCGACCTGCTGATTATCAACAAGATCGACATTGCCGAGCAGGTGCATGCCTCGCTAGACGTGATGGAGCGTGACTCGAAAAAGATGCGCGGCGAGCGACCCTTTGTGTTCACCAATCTGTACGACGGGGTTGGGCTTGAAGGGATTATCCGCTTTATTCTCGATAAAGGGATGTTGGACGAGCGCCGCACGGCCATCGCGGGCTAA
- a CDS encoding urease accessory protein UreF has product MPTEDAARESQNNELALLGLMQLVSPSLPIGAFAFSQGLESAFELDWVRDETSLAEWLSGVLEDGLTRCELPVLARLYQAIGQGDSETISQWDAWLAATRETAELAAEDSRLGSSLKRLLNSLDLMPSEDSLPPLLPTQAGYVTLFAYTAHTRGVSIRQTLLGFAWAWLENQLAVACKALPLGHTAAQRVIEQLRPALVTAVDQALSLDDDELGPVLPGLALASALHETQYSRLFRS; this is encoded by the coding sequence ATGCCCACTGAAGACGCTGCGCGGGAAAGCCAAAACAATGAGCTGGCACTGCTGGGGCTGATGCAACTGGTCAGCCCGTCGCTGCCCATCGGGGCCTTTGCCTTCTCGCAAGGCCTGGAAAGTGCCTTCGAGCTTGACTGGGTGCGCGACGAAACAAGCCTGGCCGAATGGCTAAGCGGCGTATTGGAAGACGGCTTAACCCGTTGCGAGTTACCGGTGCTGGCGCGCCTGTACCAGGCTATTGGCCAAGGCGACAGCGAGACAATTTCGCAATGGGACGCATGGCTGGCGGCGACGCGTGAAACCGCCGAGCTGGCCGCTGAAGACAGCCGCTTAGGATCATCGCTGAAACGCCTGTTGAATAGCCTGGACTTGATGCCAAGTGAAGACTCACTACCGCCCTTGTTACCGACTCAGGCGGGCTATGTAACGCTGTTTGCATACACCGCCCATACCCGTGGCGTATCCATTCGCCAAACGCTGCTCGGCTTTGCCTGGGCGTGGCTTGAAAACCAGCTGGCCGTCGCCTGTAAAGCACTGCCGCTTGGCCATACGGCCGCCCAGCGGGTGATCGAGCAGCTGCGCCCGGCGCTGGTTACCGCCGTTGATCAGGCACTGTCGCTTGACGACGATGAGCTCGGTCCGGTGCTTCCCGGCCTGGCGCTGGCCAGCGCGTTGCACGAAACCCAGTATTCACGACTGTTTAGAAGCTAG
- the ureE gene encoding urease accessory protein UreE, giving the protein MLKLIERLGPIDESAASDTLTLPFELRIRGRLKAKSDSGRELGLFLDRGPVLRSGEGLKAESGEIVRVCAAVEPVVTARVSAGLPLARLAYHLGNRHVQLTLGEDGKGGWVRFPPDHVLEELAERLGAELEHHNATFDPEPGAYNQVGDGHSHSHAHGHSHSSSQGHDHDHEHSHGHEHHHAH; this is encoded by the coding sequence ATGCTGAAACTGATAGAACGTTTAGGGCCGATAGACGAGAGCGCCGCCAGCGATACGCTGACGCTGCCTTTCGAGCTGCGCATCCGCGGCCGTTTGAAAGCCAAAAGCGATAGTGGCCGCGAACTGGGGTTGTTTCTGGATCGCGGCCCGGTATTGCGCAGCGGCGAAGGCTTAAAAGCGGAAAGCGGCGAGATAGTGCGCGTCTGTGCGGCCGTAGAACCGGTGGTGACCGCGCGAGTAAGTGCTGGCTTACCGCTGGCACGGCTGGCCTACCACCTGGGCAATCGCCACGTTCAACTGACGCTGGGTGAAGACGGCAAGGGCGGCTGGGTACGCTTCCCGCCGGACCACGTGCTGGAAGAACTCGCCGAGCGGCTGGGGGCCGAGCTGGAGCATCACAACGCCACCTTTGACCCGGAGCCGGGCGCCTATAACCAGGTCGGCGATGGGCACTCGCATAGTCATGCACACGGTCATTCCCATTCCAGTTCTCAAGGTCATGATCATGACCACGAACATTCACACGGCCATGAGCACCACCATGCCCACTGA